The DNA segment ATCCGGCATGGATGGTGGTTGTGTATCACGTGGTGCTCGCGCTGTTCGTCGTCCTCGCCCTCTGGGCGCCTGAACTGAAGGACCGGTTCTGGCCGACCCGTCGCTAGGGAGGCCGTCAGCGGCGGCGCGGCCGCGGCTCCAGCTCCGTGATGGCCCCGATCCGGCTGACCCCCGCCTGGCGCGCCGCGTCCACCGCGGTGAGCACCCGCGCGTACGGCACCCGCTTGTCCGCCTTGAGGTAGAGGACGTGGTCTTCCGGCGGGCGCCGCGCGTACGCGGCCCGGAGACGGACCTCCAGCTCCTCCGGGGCGATGGGGCCCGCCGCGCGATCGCCGTCGAGGAAGTACCGCCCCGCCTCGTCGATGCCGAGGGTGACCCGGTCCTCCTTCTCCGGGACCGCCGTGGCCGCCTTCGGCAGCAGGGCCATGCTCGTGATCGAGGGCGTCACCACCATGAAGATGATGAGCAGGACCAGCATCACGTCGATCATCGGCGTCACGTTGATCTCGGCGCTCGGCTCGAACGCCGTCCGGCTGGCAGGCACGCCCATACGCTCACCTCGCTGTGGGGGGACGAGTGACAGGTGCAGTTCCTCCGTGCAACCGGCAGTCCTCCGCCGCGGTGCGGGTGCGGGCATGGCGATCCCGTTGCGCCCCAGAGACTTGGCCGCACAGCCCGCCACGGCCGCCGGAGGCGCGCAGAGGCGGCCTGTCCACTCGCGGAGACTCCGTCGTCCTGCCCGTGAGAACGCACGGCGGGGCGGTCGTGTCCCACTTCCCGGGAGTGGCGCCGCCGGGCCGGGTCGGGAGCGGCGACGGCGAGAGCAGGGCCGACCACCATG comes from the Longimicrobiaceae bacterium genome and includes:
- a CDS encoding biopolymer transporter ExbD, whose product is MGVPASRTAFEPSAEINVTPMIDVMLVLLIIFMVVTPSITSMALLPKAATAVPEKEDRVTLGIDEAGRYFLDGDRAAGPIAPEELEVRLRAAYARRPPEDHVLYLKADKRVPYARVLTAVDAARQAGVSRIGAITELEPRPRRR